One window of the Bremerella alba genome contains the following:
- a CDS encoding EF-hand domain-containing protein, with protein sequence MPVPRFISIAVIGMCWIACQAYAQDDDAQDEPKSTSPHTEFFRTFDTNGDGVISGEEGRKLPPSMRQTFFGLVSNGALTYTFEGNSVSQDAFHEFIEDLHQQQKQEEAKRRNFEEDRSRKRVLEGYLNSLLPNKNTSPKEKIKVKEVTLESSPHAEYFQHLDSDGNGILEGEEKEKLPGALRVELTRMFPEVWAEDQITIQEFHTYWEQERERWEQSQIRGRESKRFSDYQRWNLLKRDQPSPFAEAAQEPKEEPKTESAVIEKPKAVARPVVKNESPDVKVAAPVTFEVVAIRRVSSSLPQRTLADEAVSVASAEGPSLAAKLMPWIADADSGGIEMLNYFKARAMPDSSIHLQQGTRAPIVQSTSSRGNNYQLVSLGTVVTINPKRNEDGALLASIQFEKSELRPSVAEPMVEEEMVKRADDAPARYVPGDSKPVEPPSIGTINLQPLMNLKPTVPELLGELAEKTEAGFEETVILVMFHE encoded by the coding sequence ATGCCGGTACCACGTTTTATTTCGATTGCTGTTATAGGAATGTGCTGGATTGCCTGCCAGGCGTACGCACAAGATGACGATGCGCAGGACGAACCGAAGAGCACCAGCCCTCACACCGAATTCTTCCGCACGTTCGATACCAATGGCGATGGTGTCATCTCTGGAGAAGAAGGACGAAAACTCCCTCCCTCGATGAGGCAAACCTTCTTTGGTTTGGTATCAAACGGCGCTCTTACTTATACGTTTGAAGGGAATTCTGTTTCCCAGGATGCCTTTCACGAGTTTATCGAAGACCTTCATCAACAACAAAAGCAAGAAGAAGCGAAACGTCGCAATTTCGAGGAAGATCGCAGCCGAAAAAGGGTCTTAGAAGGGTATCTAAATTCGCTGCTGCCCAACAAGAACACTTCCCCCAAAGAGAAAATTAAAGTCAAGGAAGTGACCCTTGAGTCGAGTCCACATGCCGAGTACTTCCAGCATCTCGATTCAGACGGAAATGGGATCTTGGAAGGAGAGGAAAAAGAAAAGTTGCCAGGTGCGTTGAGAGTGGAATTGACCCGGATGTTCCCCGAAGTATGGGCGGAGGATCAAATCACGATTCAAGAGTTCCATACCTATTGGGAACAGGAAAGGGAACGTTGGGAACAATCTCAGATACGGGGACGAGAGAGCAAACGCTTTAGCGATTATCAAAGGTGGAACCTACTCAAACGCGACCAGCCGTCTCCTTTTGCCGAAGCGGCTCAGGAGCCTAAAGAGGAACCGAAGACCGAATCTGCAGTGATCGAAAAACCAAAAGCGGTTGCTCGTCCGGTGGTCAAAAACGAATCGCCTGACGTAAAAGTTGCCGCTCCGGTGACATTCGAGGTCGTGGCTATCCGCCGGGTCAGCAGCAGCCTACCCCAGCGAACATTGGCGGATGAGGCTGTAAGTGTCGCCAGCGCCGAGGGGCCGAGCTTGGCTGCGAAGTTGATGCCCTGGATTGCGGATGCCGACAGTGGCGGTATCGAAATGCTCAACTATTTTAAGGCCCGGGCGATGCCTGATTCTTCGATACATCTGCAGCAGGGCACTCGGGCGCCGATCGTTCAGTCGACTTCATCGCGTGGTAATAATTACCAACTGGTAAGCCTGGGAACCGTGGTGACCATCAACCCCAAGCGAAATGAAGATGGTGCGCTGTTGGCCAGTATTCAGTTCGAGAAGTCGGAGTTACGCCCCAGCGTCGCCGAGCCTATGGTGGAAGAGGAAATGGTCAAAAGAGCCGACGATGCCCCCGCCCGATACGTCCCGGGGGACAGTAAGCCGGTCGAACCCCCAAGCATCGGTACGATTAACTTACAGCCACTGATGAACTTGAAACCGACAGTGCCTGAGTTGTTGGGGGAACTGGCCGAGAAGACCGAGGCAGGCTTCGAAGAGACAGTGATTCTCGTCATGTTTCACGAGTAG
- a CDS encoding c-type cytochrome, producing MEVYPVNQYDPLMPGILMAAVAVVHVFLAQFAVGGGMLLCYFQWLAMTGRSANARLFVHGYFKWLVLISFVAGAVTGVGIWFTAIQVSAPTIGQMIYNFHWTWATEYLFFILEIFAGYLFYRYHQNINDAACLKLLGMYAFAAWMSLFLINGIISWQLTPGGWIEDHSIVAGFFNPTFWPSLFFRTIVALTLAGLVACIVVNTMSKLQQEEKRSLINYASHLLVPMVLMPFLGAWFMLAMPEDSRGWITGGSAAMTLFLNIAVGASVAIGGYAVIGMFWQKLYINGATATLLLMLAFGATAGGEFVREGSRKPYSIRYWMYSNGIYPDEVAQMRIDGCLANDPYPLTEGTKVAGEITTRGAKVFRRQCAVCHTVVGINGVADLTKTWDADQMRMNIAKLQHTKPFMPPFAGTAEELESLVRYLKWVEHGDDDAAEAPLEEEALANIQKWLDAAGTQPVSGLHKRSDFVVKGDR from the coding sequence ATGGAAGTCTATCCGGTCAATCAATATGACCCGCTGATGCCAGGGATATTAATGGCAGCGGTGGCCGTGGTGCATGTGTTTCTCGCTCAGTTTGCAGTGGGCGGGGGGATGCTGCTCTGTTATTTCCAGTGGCTGGCGATGACCGGCCGAAGCGCCAATGCTCGGCTGTTTGTGCATGGGTATTTTAAGTGGCTCGTGCTGATTAGCTTTGTGGCCGGGGCGGTCACGGGGGTTGGCATTTGGTTCACGGCCATTCAGGTCAGCGCGCCGACGATCGGCCAGATGATTTACAACTTTCATTGGACCTGGGCGACCGAGTACCTTTTCTTCATTTTAGAGATCTTCGCCGGGTACCTCTTCTATCGGTATCACCAAAATATTAACGACGCGGCCTGTTTGAAGCTGCTGGGGATGTACGCGTTTGCAGCCTGGATGAGCCTGTTTTTGATCAACGGCATCATCAGCTGGCAGCTTACGCCGGGCGGGTGGATTGAAGACCATTCGATCGTCGCCGGGTTTTTCAATCCGACGTTTTGGCCGAGCTTGTTCTTCCGTACAATCGTCGCGTTAACGCTGGCCGGACTGGTGGCGTGCATTGTGGTGAACACCATGTCGAAGCTGCAGCAGGAAGAGAAACGCTCGCTGATAAACTACGCTTCGCACTTGTTGGTGCCGATGGTCTTGATGCCGTTTCTCGGCGCGTGGTTTATGCTGGCCATGCCGGAAGACAGCCGCGGCTGGATCACCGGCGGCAGTGCGGCGATGACCTTGTTTTTGAACATTGCGGTGGGGGCCTCGGTGGCGATCGGCGGTTACGCGGTGATCGGCATGTTCTGGCAGAAGCTGTATATCAATGGGGCGACGGCTACGCTGCTGTTGATGCTGGCTTTCGGGGCGACGGCCGGTGGCGAGTTCGTGCGAGAAGGTTCGCGAAAGCCATACTCGATTCGCTATTGGATGTACTCCAACGGCATCTATCCTGACGAGGTCGCCCAGATGCGTATCGATGGTTGCCTGGCCAACGACCCGTACCCGCTGACCGAGGGAACGAAGGTCGCCGGCGAGATCACAACCCGCGGCGCGAAAGTGTTTCGTCGGCAGTGTGCGGTGTGCCATACGGTGGTCGGCATCAACGGCGTCGCCGACTTGACCAAAACCTGGGATGCCGATCAGATGCGGATGAATATCGCCAAGCTGCAACACACTAAACCATTCATGCCGCCGTTCGCTGGCACCGCCGAAGAGTTGGAATCGTTGGTTCGATACTTGAAATGGGTCGAGCACGGCGATGACGACGCGGCGGAAGCTCCGCTGGAGGAAGAAGCCTTGGCCAACATTCAGAAATGGTTAGACGCCGCCGGTACCCAACCGGTTTCAGGACTGCATAAACGCTCGGACTTTGTCGTGAAGGGAGACCGTTAA
- a CDS encoding GNAT family N-acetyltransferase, giving the protein MNVQLRAGNALTPDDLDAWKSILAGNPTLDSGYYRPELTQAVARVRDDVEVAIVSENGQPQAFFPYERGDDHCVGSITGRLSEFHGMIVPQDFALDPAEIVKACGIRSWRFDHAPIWRTELEPFAWARSESPFMDLSGGFDVYAEKLRERGSSAIKQTQRKQRKLAREIGPLRFEYDTNEPEAWAALVKWKSEQYERTNSLNIFRYDWVHDLLQSIRSEKGPEFSAPLSALWAGDQLAAVHLGIASSSAMQIWFPAYNRDLQNYSPGLVLLLELASAAAQHGIQRIDFGKGEERYKYEFSTGVIPLLEGGIDFRFAMPTLLASWNKLNQAIRRSPWRKQLEAPILATRRLRQWMAFR; this is encoded by the coding sequence ATGAATGTTCAGCTCCGCGCTGGAAATGCCCTGACGCCAGACGACCTCGATGCCTGGAAATCAATCCTAGCGGGCAATCCTACGCTCGACAGCGGCTACTACCGTCCGGAACTTACCCAGGCCGTGGCCCGCGTACGCGATGACGTGGAAGTTGCCATCGTCTCGGAAAACGGCCAGCCCCAGGCTTTCTTTCCGTATGAACGAGGTGACGACCACTGCGTCGGCTCGATCACCGGTCGTCTGTCCGAATTCCACGGCATGATCGTGCCACAGGACTTTGCGCTCGATCCGGCCGAAATTGTCAAAGCGTGTGGCATTCGCTCGTGGCGGTTCGATCACGCCCCGATCTGGCGTACCGAACTCGAACCGTTTGCCTGGGCTCGTTCCGAGTCTCCCTTTATGGACCTCTCTGGCGGCTTCGATGTTTATGCCGAAAAACTTCGCGAGCGTGGTTCTTCCGCTATCAAGCAAACTCAGCGCAAGCAGCGTAAGTTGGCCCGAGAAATCGGACCGCTGCGGTTTGAATACGATACCAACGAGCCTGAGGCCTGGGCTGCACTGGTAAAGTGGAAGTCAGAGCAATACGAGCGAACCAACTCGCTTAATATTTTTCGCTACGACTGGGTGCACGATCTACTCCAATCGATTCGGTCAGAGAAAGGCCCAGAGTTCTCGGCTCCACTATCGGCCCTGTGGGCCGGCGATCAATTGGCGGCCGTCCACCTGGGGATCGCAAGTTCCAGCGCGATGCAGATCTGGTTCCCGGCCTACAACCGAGACTTGCAAAACTACTCACCCGGATTGGTGCTTCTGTTGGAACTGGCATCTGCTGCCGCTCAGCATGGGATCCAACGGATTGACTTCGGCAAAGGAGAAGAACGCTACAAGTACGAATTCTCGACCGGTGTCATTCCTCTTTTAGAAGGCGGAATCGACTTTCGTTTCGCCATGCCAACCCTCCTGGCCAGTTGGAACAAACTGAATCAAGCCATCCGCCGTTCCCCATGGCGGAAACAGTTGGAAGCCCCCATCCTGGCCACGCGCCGTCTGCGTCAATGGATGGCCTTTCGCTAA
- a CDS encoding DUF1571 domain-containing protein produces the protein MAKSLISRRTLLAGGTALACGLTRATYGEDQRKGLREPVYRVSNRSSGPAQQAQQVAAQHPLTPALEMAERGLQNINAHIRDYECTLVKREQINGKLGDQEFMYTKIRNEQVDQRGNVSAPFSVYMYFLKPSSVKGREVLYVKGHNNGNLMAHEGGALLKHVTVSLDPNGTLAMRGQRYPITDIGIKNLIVRLIEVANKDMQYGECEVKFYNGAKINGRICTVIEVVHPVPRQNFRFHKAHVFIDDELQVPIRFASWDWPKQQGAEPPMLEEYTYMNLKLNNGFTDADFDPHNEKYGFNV, from the coding sequence ATGGCCAAGTCCCTCATATCGCGTCGTACGCTGTTGGCCGGCGGTACGGCTTTAGCCTGCGGGCTGACCCGGGCGACTTACGGTGAGGATCAACGTAAGGGACTGCGTGAGCCCGTTTATCGCGTTTCCAACCGTAGCAGCGGACCCGCTCAACAAGCTCAACAGGTAGCTGCTCAGCATCCGCTGACCCCGGCCCTGGAAATGGCCGAGCGTGGCCTGCAGAACATCAACGCCCACATTCGTGATTACGAATGCACCCTGGTCAAGCGTGAACAGATCAACGGCAAGCTCGGCGATCAAGAGTTCATGTACACCAAGATCCGCAACGAGCAGGTCGATCAGCGCGGCAACGTATCGGCACCGTTCAGCGTTTACATGTACTTCCTGAAACCTTCGAGCGTGAAGGGCCGCGAAGTGCTGTACGTCAAAGGGCACAACAACGGCAACCTGATGGCTCACGAAGGGGGCGCGCTGCTCAAGCACGTGACCGTTTCGCTCGATCCTAACGGCACCCTGGCCATGCGTGGTCAGCGATATCCGATCACCGACATCGGGATCAAAAACCTGATCGTACGTCTGATCGAAGTCGCCAACAAAGATATGCAGTACGGCGAATGCGAAGTGAAGTTCTACAACGGTGCCAAGATCAACGGTCGCATTTGCACCGTGATCGAAGTGGTTCACCCAGTTCCCCGCCAGAACTTCCGCTTCCACAAGGCTCACGTCTTTATCGACGACGAACTGCAAGTGCCGATTCGCTTCGCTTCGTGGGATTGGCCTAAGCAGCAAGGGGCCGAACCACCCATGCTCGAAGAGTACACCTACATGAACCTGAAGCTCAACAACGGTTTCACCGATGCTGACTTCGATCCGCATAACGAAAAGTACGGTTTTAACGTTTAA
- a CDS encoding MBL fold metallo-hydrolase, which produces MAEINFLRIVSMPFDENTYVLYREGLAACVVVDPGLEPEKIVEVLEERKLQVVAILNTHGHSDHIAGNGTMKQLYPDAPLVIGHEDAEKLTDPEKNLSAPFGLALISPKEDLTVKGGDVYAAAEIEFEVRETPGHSKGHVVFVMKDGPRTIVLGGDVLFKQSVGRSDFPDGSFADLKRSIEEELFTLPKDTIVLPGHGPTTTVGDEIEDNPFVGKPAGYQR; this is translated from the coding sequence ATGGCTGAGATCAATTTTTTACGCATCGTCAGCATGCCCTTCGACGAAAATACGTATGTCCTTTATCGAGAAGGACTTGCAGCGTGCGTCGTGGTCGATCCGGGCTTAGAGCCCGAAAAAATTGTGGAAGTACTTGAGGAGCGAAAACTTCAGGTTGTCGCCATTCTCAACACCCATGGGCACAGCGACCACATTGCTGGCAACGGCACCATGAAGCAACTTTACCCGGATGCCCCTCTAGTGATTGGTCATGAAGATGCCGAAAAACTGACCGATCCGGAAAAGAATTTGAGTGCCCCCTTTGGGCTCGCCCTGATTAGTCCTAAGGAAGATCTCACCGTAAAGGGGGGCGACGTTTACGCCGCCGCAGAGATTGAATTCGAGGTTCGTGAAACGCCGGGGCACAGTAAAGGGCACGTCGTTTTTGTCATGAAAGATGGCCCGCGGACAATTGTCTTGGGCGGAGATGTCCTCTTCAAACAAAGTGTCGGGCGATCTGATTTTCCGGACGGTAGCTTTGCCGATTTGAAGCGATCGATCGAAGAAGAGTTATTCACGCTGCCCAAAGACACGATCGTCCTGCCGGGGCACGGGCCGACTACCACCGTGGGTGATGAAATTGAAGATAACCCATTCGTGGGGAAACCGGCTGGGTACCAAAGGTAG
- a CDS encoding ATP-binding protein: protein MASLFVIQGDDQGRRFELARDMISIGRDRGNEIVLHDTEISRRHAEIRLTSDGFKLVDLQSSNGCFVNQKPVSECQLTHGDRLQLGHTLMIFTHTASAPATRPISVSLQESHREGSRIIHSIRHEEGSQIFLPSELREPGESQHLQDNLQLIYDTALAVSRTLDIEQLLDYLLGLIFNWVEADRACIVLIDSQTKKPEAKAQRVREGRSGVDESITISRTILEYVLTNREGVLTSDAQDDQRWSPEGSIINSGVNEAICVPMQGRYGIVGAIYIDTFIPPDMSASTTKSRFTEEHLKLMIAIAHQAALAVEDTHYYSAVVRSERLAAMGQAVAAISHHVKNILQGIHGGSYIIEEGIKSEKIDVIQHGWGIVSRNQDRIAHLVMDMLSFSKEREPDRSNASLNDVIEDVVNLMRTRAKENDVLLEFRPDIDLPIGQFDEEGIHRAALNVITNAIDAVGEADQPRVIVSTEFREGTRELVCIVEDNGQGIPAEMLEKIFSAFESTKGNRGTGLGLPVTKKILQEHGGDVLVESEPGTGTKFLIFFPWIAVPTEETRYE, encoded by the coding sequence TTGGCTTCACTATTTGTCATCCAAGGCGACGACCAAGGACGCCGATTCGAATTGGCCCGCGATATGATCTCGATCGGTCGAGATCGCGGTAACGAAATTGTGCTGCACGACACCGAGATTTCTCGCCGGCATGCGGAAATCCGCCTGACCAGCGATGGATTCAAGCTGGTCGACCTGCAAAGCTCGAACGGCTGCTTCGTCAATCAGAAGCCCGTCAGCGAATGCCAATTGACCCACGGCGATCGTCTGCAACTGGGTCACACGCTGATGATTTTCACGCATACGGCGTCTGCTCCGGCGACACGCCCAATCAGCGTGAGTCTGCAGGAAAGCCATCGCGAAGGCTCGCGAATCATTCATTCGATTCGCCACGAGGAAGGAAGCCAGATCTTTCTGCCCTCCGAACTTCGCGAGCCAGGCGAATCGCAGCACCTGCAAGACAATCTGCAGCTTATCTACGACACGGCCTTGGCCGTCAGCCGCACCTTGGATATCGAACAACTGCTCGATTACTTGCTAGGCTTGATCTTCAATTGGGTTGAAGCAGACCGCGCTTGTATCGTCCTGATTGATTCGCAAACGAAAAAGCCCGAAGCCAAAGCCCAGCGGGTACGCGAAGGACGCTCAGGCGTCGACGAATCGATCACCATCAGCCGCACGATTCTCGAGTATGTGTTGACCAACCGCGAAGGGGTTCTCACCTCGGATGCCCAGGACGATCAGCGATGGTCACCTGAAGGCAGCATCATCAACAGCGGCGTGAACGAAGCGATCTGCGTTCCCATGCAAGGTCGCTATGGCATTGTCGGGGCCATCTATATCGATACGTTCATCCCGCCAGATATGTCCGCTTCGACCACCAAGTCGCGCTTCACCGAAGAACACCTGAAGTTGATGATCGCCATCGCCCACCAGGCTGCACTCGCCGTGGAGGACACCCACTACTACTCGGCGGTGGTGCGTAGCGAACGACTTGCTGCTATGGGTCAGGCAGTCGCCGCCATTTCGCATCATGTGAAGAATATCCTGCAGGGGATCCATGGTGGTAGCTATATCATTGAAGAAGGGATCAAGTCAGAGAAAATCGATGTCATCCAGCACGGCTGGGGCATCGTTTCACGCAATCAAGACCGTATCGCGCACTTGGTAATGGACATGCTTTCCTTCAGCAAGGAACGCGAGCCAGACCGCAGCAACGCCTCGCTCAACGACGTCATTGAAGATGTCGTTAACTTGATGCGAACGCGGGCCAAGGAAAACGATGTCCTGCTCGAGTTCCGGCCTGACATCGACCTGCCCATAGGACAGTTCGACGAAGAAGGGATCCATCGGGCCGCTTTGAATGTGATTACCAACGCGATCGATGCAGTCGGCGAAGCCGATCAGCCGCGCGTGATTGTCTCGACCGAATTCCGCGAAGGGACTCGGGAACTCGTCTGCATTGTGGAAGATAACGGCCAAGGAATCCCGGCTGAAATGCTCGAGAAGATCTTCTCCGCGTTTGAATCAACCAAAGGCAACCGCGGAACGGGGCTGGGGCTGCCGGTCACCAAAAAGATTCTGCAAGAGCACGGGGGCGATGTGCTGGTCGAAAGCGAACCGGGGACAGGCACCAAGTTCCTCATCTTCTTCCCTTGGATCGCCGTTCCCACGGAAGAAACGCGGTACGAATAG
- a CDS encoding M28 family peptidase: MPNITMLLRTFLLLLLLAMPCGLRAQDAAVAPAEATKTDSLKETLGYLASDQLKGRGIGSAGLEEASQFVAKQFESMGLRTNLVNGTPFQEFDVNVSSEMGPKDKNLLKLVSGEDTKTLKLGKDFTPLAVGGSKVFDAPLVFMGYGISAEKLEYDEYADIDVKGKVVVILRKEPQQGNPHSVFDGTRASQHALFSRKISNAYQNGAAAVILINDAPGLVEIRGHVKAAFETAVADLVKRQQAYADQEMHSPEEIEAYMGDVTRLSKKIAEYGDQLEQGLDELIPLTGAGAESSRPSFPVMFAKRSVFEPLIEKQFGKSLSDIEISIDHTLKPVVGPLGDWKAVGETDIVRETATIRNVIGMIEAPNATSDEVIVIGAHYDHLGMGGSGSLAPLTHEIHNGADDNASGTTALLEVARRLSAKKNELRHRVLMIAFTGEEEGLLGSAHYVKEPVIPIDKTLMMFNMDMVGRLDENKLIAMGSGTAEMFEPMLDRLNETHKFELTKDPGGFGPSDHSSFYAKQMPVLALFTGTHNDYHRPSDDADKINYEGMSRIIDYAIDILLAIDKADDKPMYVAVESKQPEMRGGSRPYFGSIPDFTVVGKGYGIQGSSPGSPAAEAGITGGDILIDLGGNRIGGLEDFDAALRKFKAGDKVEVIVLRDGKEVKLTVTLAPPR, translated from the coding sequence ATGCCCAACATCACCATGCTCTTGCGGACGTTCTTGCTTTTGTTGCTTTTGGCGATGCCATGCGGCCTGCGGGCCCAGGATGCCGCGGTTGCGCCTGCGGAAGCGACCAAGACCGACAGTTTGAAAGAAACGCTCGGCTACCTGGCCTCCGACCAGTTGAAGGGGCGCGGAATCGGCAGTGCAGGGCTGGAAGAGGCGTCGCAGTTTGTTGCCAAGCAGTTTGAATCAATGGGTTTGAGAACCAATTTGGTGAACGGCACGCCGTTTCAAGAGTTTGACGTGAACGTTTCGTCGGAGATGGGACCCAAGGACAAAAACTTGCTGAAGTTGGTCTCTGGAGAAGATACGAAGACGCTCAAGCTCGGAAAAGACTTCACGCCGCTTGCGGTGGGGGGAAGCAAAGTGTTTGATGCCCCGCTTGTTTTTATGGGCTACGGAATTTCCGCCGAGAAGCTGGAATACGACGAATACGCCGACATCGACGTGAAGGGGAAGGTTGTCGTGATTTTGCGGAAAGAGCCCCAGCAGGGCAATCCGCATAGCGTGTTCGACGGTACGCGGGCCTCGCAGCATGCGTTGTTCAGCCGCAAAATATCCAATGCCTATCAAAACGGGGCCGCCGCGGTCATCTTGATCAACGATGCCCCAGGCCTTGTCGAGATTCGCGGTCACGTCAAAGCCGCATTTGAAACGGCGGTAGCCGATCTGGTCAAACGTCAGCAGGCGTATGCCGATCAGGAAATGCATTCGCCGGAAGAAATCGAAGCCTATATGGGGGACGTCACCCGGCTGAGCAAAAAAATTGCGGAATACGGCGATCAACTCGAACAGGGCCTAGATGAATTGATTCCACTGACCGGAGCAGGGGCCGAGTCGAGCCGTCCTAGTTTTCCAGTGATGTTCGCCAAGCGAAGTGTCTTCGAGCCATTAATCGAAAAACAATTCGGTAAGTCGCTTAGCGATATCGAGATTTCCATCGATCACACACTAAAACCGGTTGTGGGGCCTCTAGGCGATTGGAAAGCGGTCGGCGAAACCGATATCGTTCGAGAAACAGCCACGATTCGCAACGTGATTGGAATGATAGAAGCCCCCAACGCCACATCAGACGAAGTGATCGTCATTGGTGCCCACTACGATCACCTGGGCATGGGGGGCTCTGGTAGCCTGGCCCCCCTCACGCACGAGATTCACAACGGCGCGGACGACAACGCCTCGGGGACAACGGCGCTGCTAGAAGTTGCGCGACGCTTATCGGCCAAGAAAAACGAGTTGCGACATCGTGTGTTGATGATTGCATTCACAGGTGAGGAAGAGGGGCTGCTGGGAAGTGCCCACTACGTGAAAGAGCCTGTCATTCCGATCGACAAGACGCTCATGATGTTCAATATGGATATGGTCGGACGACTCGACGAGAACAAGTTGATTGCGATGGGAAGTGGGACGGCCGAAATGTTCGAGCCGATGTTGGATCGATTGAACGAGACGCACAAGTTTGAACTCACCAAAGATCCAGGCGGATTTGGTCCAAGCGATCATTCTTCGTTCTACGCCAAACAGATGCCTGTGCTGGCGTTGTTTACCGGAACGCACAACGACTATCACCGCCCAAGCGATGATGCGGACAAGATCAACTACGAGGGAATGTCCCGGATCATTGATTACGCGATCGACATTCTGCTGGCAATCGACAAGGCGGACGATAAGCCGATGTATGTCGCCGTCGAAAGCAAGCAGCCTGAGATGCGAGGCGGATCTCGCCCCTATTTCGGCAGTATTCCGGACTTTACCGTCGTGGGCAAAGGATACGGTATTCAGGGATCTAGCCCCGGTAGCCCTGCTGCCGAGGCTGGTATCACGGGCGGTGATATCCTGATCGATTTAGGGGGCAATCGTATTGGTGGGCTCGAAGATTTTGACGCCGCGCTACGGAAGTTTAAAGCAGGGGACAAAGTCGAGGTAATTGTTCTTCGTGATGGCAAGGAAGTGAAGCTGACCGTCACGCTGGCACCTCCTCGATAG
- a CDS encoding OmpH family outer membrane protein — MRTSFVQQGVLKVKRILSCFCVAVALAVFCQASTASAQQASAGNIAVIDIPVIFKNHALFKKQMDELKVSVDAAEQALTQDRDEMKKMVEELQGYKAGTPEYKALEEKMAKVQANLQVKVGMQKKDFMEREARVYFNTYNQVTQTVSTFAQRHHITLVLRYNSNEIDPTNRQSVLEGVNRPVIYQNQIDITYDILNILNNGVQQNAAVPGSQVPQPRF; from the coding sequence ATGAGGACCAGTTTTGTCCAGCAAGGAGTGCTGAAAGTGAAGCGAATTCTCTCTTGTTTCTGTGTCGCGGTCGCGTTGGCCGTTTTCTGTCAAGCCAGCACTGCCTCGGCCCAACAGGCCAGTGCCGGTAACATTGCCGTGATCGATATCCCGGTCATCTTCAAGAACCATGCTTTGTTTAAGAAGCAAATGGACGAGTTGAAGGTCTCTGTCGATGCCGCAGAGCAGGCTTTGACCCAAGACCGCGATGAAATGAAGAAGATGGTTGAAGAACTGCAGGGTTACAAAGCCGGTACACCGGAGTACAAAGCCCTGGAAGAAAAAATGGCCAAGGTACAGGCCAATTTGCAGGTCAAAGTTGGCATGCAAAAGAAGGATTTCATGGAACGCGAAGCTCGCGTTTACTTCAACACGTACAACCAGGTGACTCAGACGGTTTCGACCTTCGCTCAGCGTCACCACATCACCTTGGTGCTGCGTTACAACAGCAACGAAATTGACCCAACCAACCGTCAATCGGTTCTGGAAGGTGTTAATCGTCCGGTGATCTACCAAAACCAGATCGACATTACCTACGACATTTTGAACATCTTGAACAACGGTGTTCAGCAGAATGCAGCCGTTCCTGGCAGCCAGGTTCCTCAACCTCGCTTCTAA
- the lpxC gene encoding UDP-3-O-acyl-N-acetylglucosamine deacetylase, with protein MNSASIANNGEPIARLQQTLKTSASVSGRGYWSGKEVTVRFEPAAEDTGIVFVREDMEGAPQIPALVDHRVEVPRRTNLVYQGATVEMVEHVLASLAGMQVDNCYVHVNSAEMPGMDGSAKDYVEQILAAGIESQTAPRAVLAISEVVRVGDDECWVEARPNGSKRMKFKYRLDFGSEGLIGRETLEDKISPEYFQNELAPARTFLLLQEAEWLRQQGLGTHVDFSELLVFGPEGPIDNELRFEDECVRHKVLDLVGDLALAGCDIQGTIIANRSGHRLNAELVKQLLKENQVAYMSRRTA; from the coding sequence ATGAACTCCGCATCCATCGCCAACAATGGCGAACCGATCGCACGACTTCAGCAGACTCTTAAGACATCCGCATCGGTCTCTGGCCGCGGATATTGGAGCGGAAAAGAAGTAACCGTCCGCTTCGAGCCTGCCGCGGAAGACACCGGTATTGTCTTCGTCCGCGAAGATATGGAAGGTGCACCGCAGATTCCTGCGTTGGTCGACCACCGAGTAGAAGTCCCGCGCCGTACAAACCTGGTTTATCAGGGAGCGACGGTCGAGATGGTGGAACACGTTTTGGCCTCTTTGGCTGGAATGCAGGTCGACAATTGCTACGTCCATGTGAACTCGGCAGAGATGCCCGGCATGGATGGTTCAGCGAAAGACTACGTCGAACAGATCTTGGCCGCCGGAATTGAAAGTCAAACAGCTCCGCGTGCTGTTTTGGCAATTTCTGAAGTGGTTCGCGTAGGGGATGACGAGTGCTGGGTTGAAGCACGGCCAAATGGGTCGAAGCGGATGAAATTCAAATACCGCCTCGACTTCGGCAGCGAAGGTCTCATTGGTCGTGAGACACTCGAAGACAAAATTAGCCCCGAATATTTCCAAAATGAACTAGCTCCCGCACGCACTTTTCTGCTACTTCAAGAGGCAGAATGGCTGCGTCAGCAAGGGCTGGGAACGCATGTCGATTTCAGTGAGTTGTTGGTCTTTGGTCCCGAGGGCCCGATCGATAACGAACTCCGCTTCGAGGACGAATGTGTGCGTCACAAAGTACTCGATTTAGTTGGAGACCTGGCCCTGGCCGGTTGCGATATCCAGGGAACGATCATCGCCAATCGGAGTGGTCATCGTTTGAATGCAGAGTTGGTTAAGCAGCTCCTAAAAGAAAACCAGGTTGCCTATATGTCACGGCGGACCGCCTGA